The following nucleotide sequence is from Acidobacteriota bacterium.
GATGCCAAGTGGCCGCATGTCTGGTGCTCGGGTTGTGGGAATGGGATGATCACGTCATCGCTTCTCCGCGCGATCCATCAGATGGGCTGGAAAAAGGATGAAGTTGTTATAGTTTCCGGAATCGGTTGCTCGAGTCGGCTGCCCACCTATGTTGATTTCAACACGCTGCATACGACACATGGTAGGGCCATCGCCTTCGCAACGGGTGTTAAGCTCGGCAATCCCGACCTCAACCTCATCGTCGTGACCGGTGATGGCGACGGACTGGCCATAGGAGGAAATCACTTCATCCATGCTTGCCGCCGGAACGTCAACCTGACGGTGATCCTCGTGAACAACTACATCTATGGGATGACTGGAGGACAGTACTCCCCAACCACTCCGAAGGGTAAGTTCGCCACGACGGCCCCTTACGGCAACCTGGAACCGCCATTTGACCCTTCGGAGCTTGCGAAAGCTGCAGGCGCGACCTTTGTTGGAAGGACAACCGTCTACCATGCCGTGCAGATGGACAAGCTCATCCTTCAAGCCCTTCAGAAGAAAGGGTTTTCCTTCGTTGAGATCCTTGCTGATTGCCCCACGCTTTACGGTCGATTGAACAGGCAGGGAACCCCAGTAGATATGATCAACATTTTCAAGGAAATGGCCATTCCTATCGCACAGGCTTCGAAGCTCGCTCCGGAGAAACTGCAGGGGCGCATCACTACAGGAGTCCTATGGAACATCGTGAGACCGGAATTCTGCGAAGAATATGATAAGATCATCCAGATAGCCAGAGAAAAGAAAGCGAAGATGGATAAGGTAGAAGAGGAATATCTTAGCAAGAAAAGGACCGAAGAGGTCGAAGAACTTTAGAATAACAGGATGTTCGATCCGGCTGAACGAAAAAAATCGAGGATTCAGGAATGAGCACAGAAAAGAAAGACAGATACGAAATAAGGCTATCTGGCTCTGGCGGCCAGGGTCTTATTCTGGCGGGGGTCATTCTGGGCGAAGCAGCCGGGATCCACGATGGGAAGAATGTTGTCCAGACTCAAAGTTACGGTCCCGAAGCCAGAGGTGGCGCAAGTCGCTCCGATGTCATCATCTCGGATTATGAGATATATTACCCTAAGACTATGAAGCTTGACCTTCTCCTTGCCCTCACCAAGGAGGCCTATGATAAGTACAGGGGGGACCTGAAGGATAACGGCCTGCTGATCGTAGATTCATGGGATTTCAAAGAAGCACCTGAAAATGCGGTTTTCCTTCCGATGGTGAGAGAGGCAAGAGAAACGCTCAAGAAGCCGATGGTGGGCAACATCATTGCGCTCGGCGTGATCGCCGAGCTGAGCGGGATCGTATCGAAGGA
It contains:
- a CDS encoding 2-oxoacid:ferredoxin oxidoreductase subunit beta — its product is MKEIQESDHTNIIYQYLRDDAKWPHVWCSGCGNGMITSSLLRAIHQMGWKKDEVVIVSGIGCSSRLPTYVDFNTLHTTHGRAIAFATGVKLGNPDLNLIVVTGDGDGLAIGGNHFIHACRRNVNLTVILVNNYIYGMTGGQYSPTTPKGKFATTAPYGNLEPPFDPSELAKAAGATFVGRTTVYHAVQMDKLILQALQKKGFSFVEILADCPTLYGRLNRQGTPVDMINIFKEMAIPIAQASKLAPEKLQGRITTGVLWNIVRPEFCEEYDKIIQIAREKKAKMDKVEEEYLSKKRTEEVEEL
- a CDS encoding 2-oxoacid:acceptor oxidoreductase family protein, giving the protein MSTEKKDRYEIRLSGSGGQGLILAGVILGEAAGIHDGKNVVQTQSYGPEARGGASRSDVIISDYEIYYPKTMKLDLLLALTKEAYDKYRGDLKDNGLLIVDSWDFKEAPENAVFLPMVREARETLKKPMVGNIIALGVIAELSGIVSKEALTKTVLERVPKGTEEINCQALELGYSLARQFK